The sequence TCTCGCTGCAGGACGCTGAGTTGATGAGTAATACATGTTCCTAGGAATCATGTTTTACAGCCCTCATCATCGAAATGGGTGAAGAAAGAATTCATCGTAGGGCAATCATAGTTTAGTTCGCCAAGTCTTGCAGTTTTTTGCCTTTATCAGAAGCcatataatacttttttaagTTGGGCAAAACAGGGTTATGCAATTCACTATTTGAAACTTTTAAATGTATAGTTGAGATTTTTAGCTTTTACCATTCCTGATCAATCAGCATTTCGTCGGTCAATCCAAACTTTCTTAGCTCTTCTTCTGTGTGATGCATTGATAAGGTGTACCTGCAAATATTAGATGGGGTCTCTACTGTAATTAGCAGAGATTGTTACCTAAACTTCCAAGTGTTTCTACATGATTAACTTCCAATTTTGGTTCAACTGCACGTGAAGTAGGATTACCTTCCGCCATAACCTTTTTCCATAACCATCATTCCTCCATTGCCAAAGTTGTGGAGGGCCTCGTATTGCTCCACAGTCCATTTGTACCACCTCATTAGAAACACTCGCAATGTGAGGCCATGAGACACAATCACTAAGTTCATGTTGGGACTTCTTTCCCCTGGCGGCTGAAATCGTCCAATATCAATGTCTGCTCTCAGCGTTTCTCTGAATCCTGTTCATAAGCACTAAAAAAAGTATCAAAATCATGGAATTTAAAGAAGATCGTTTTCGTTCAGTCGCTTGCTAGAATAGCAATGGCAAGACATAAATAGTTTTTAAGTACCAGTAATTCGATCATAAACATCAGCTGCAGATTCTCCATCAGGAAACCGATAAAAGAAACGACCATAGAGCATTCTAAGAGCTTTCTCAACTCGCATCTTCTCTCTATCCTGAAAATTTCCttacaaagaaagaacaaagacATGCACTCATCATATCTTGTTTGAATTTACTAGAGGATAAAAAGaacattcataaatacacaccaAAATCCTGTTCTCTTAAACGAGGTTCTTCTCTCATGCCAGCAATCCTTGGACGCTCAAAAGCTCGACCCAAATTCTGTAATGTCTGAAGAGTTCTTTTATATGGCGACACATAGAAGTAAACCTGCCAATCAATAACTCCATCTTTCTCAATCATTTCTCTGATTCTTTTCCCACATTCTTCAGCTTGGGCCTTACCTTTCTCAGTAAGTCCAATCTTTGGATCAGCAACCCTTGTGTACACACTTTCATCAACGTTTCCTTCG comes from Ricinus communis isolate WT05 ecotype wild-type chromosome 5, ASM1957865v1, whole genome shotgun sequence and encodes:
- the LOC8287417 gene encoding phosphoglycerate mutase-like protein AT74H, giving the protein MASFSLAFFPALSQSLPQQKLASFSSIQCCKNPKESTEVYTNGQVSFPERNPLLLHSTRIPPPRPRRIILVRHGESEGNVDESVYTRVADPKIGLTEKGKAQAEECGKRIREMIEKDGVIDWQVYFYVSPYKRTLQTLQNLGRAFERPRIAGMREEPRLREQDFGNFQDREKMRVEKALRMLYGRFFYRFPDGESAADVYDRITGFRETLRADIDIGRFQPPGERSPNMNLVIVSHGLTLRVFLMRWYKWTVEQYEALHNFGNGGMMVMEKGYGGRYTLSMHHTEEELRKFGLTDEMLIDQEWQKTARLGELNYDCPTMNSFFTHFDDEGCKT